A single genomic interval of Scylla paramamosain isolate STU-SP2022 chromosome 4, ASM3559412v1, whole genome shotgun sequence harbors:
- the LOC135100115 gene encoding craniofacial development protein 2-like, translating to MRIINESTIPDRSLPGLPTSAYGAVPQQGAGGQYVTVGRRRRGGRVRKKQERRKDREVEIRVGSLNVGTMTGKGRKLAADMMEKRKIDVLCVQETKWRGSKGRLVGGGCKLFYYGLDGKRNGTGVIVKEKYINSVLEVKRVSDRVMSLKMEIEGIQINVISAYAPQVGCELDEKEFWSEVEEVIQDIPREERIVIGPHFNGHIGEGNNGDEDVMGKYGVGERNAEGQMVVDCAKRMEIALVKTYFKKREEHRVTYMNGGRSTQVDFILCRRCNLKEFSDCKVVPGESVARQHRVLIGNLSLKVKARRKVRTEPKIKWWKLKEEEYNTAFKQEERAKLW from the coding sequence ATGCGGATCATAAATGAGAGCACCATACCGGATCGGTCGCTGCCCGGGTTACCAACGAGCGCCTACGGCGCTGTGCCCCAACAGGGTGCCGGTGGACAGTATGTGACTgttgggaggagaagaagaggaggacgggttcggaagaagcaagaaagaaggaaggacagagaagtAGAGATAAGAGTTGGTTCTCTAAATGTTGGCACCATGACTGGTAAAGGGAGAAAATTGGCTGCTGAcatgatggagaaaagaaagatagatgtcCTCTGTGTACAGGAAACTAAATGGCGGGGAAGCAAAGGGAGGCTGGTTGGAGGAGGTTGCAAGTTGTTCTATTATGGCTTggatggaaagaggaatggCACTGGAGTAatagtaaaggaaaaatatatcaaCAGTGTACTGGAAGTGAAGAGGGTATCTGATAGAGTAATGAGTTTGAAGATGGAAATTGAAGGAATACAAATAAATGTGATCAGTGCATACGCCCCACAGGTGGGGTGTGAGTTGGACGAAAAGGAGTTCTggagtgaggtggaggaagtgataCAGGACATCCCCAGAGAGGAGAGGATTGTTATTGGACCACACTTTAATGGACATATCggagaaggaaataatggtGACGAGGATGTGATGGGCAAATatggtgtgggagagagaaatgcgGAGGGACAGATGGTTGTTGACTGTGCGAAACGGATGGAGATAGCATTAGTGAAAACCTATtttaagaagagggaggagcacAGAGTTACATatatgaatggaggaaggagcaCACAGGTAGACTTTATTCTGTGTAGGAGATGCAACTTGAAAGAATTTAGTGATTGTAAGGTTGTGCCCGGGGAGAGTGTGGCAAGACAGCATAGAGTGTTAATTGGGAACCTGAGCCTGAAAGtgaaggcaaggaggaaagtgaggactGAACCAAAGATCAAATGGTGGaaactaaaggaggaggagtacaataCAGCATTTAAGCAGGAGGAGAGAGCCAAGCTTTGGTAG